One Papaver somniferum cultivar HN1 unplaced genomic scaffold, ASM357369v1 unplaced-scaffold_35, whole genome shotgun sequence DNA window includes the following coding sequences:
- the LOC113342249 gene encoding uncharacterized protein LOC113342249, giving the protein MKRSTDSPFVEEIRRFHPPSNFVHPQFNELFDGNSGDPVEHVQHFQASMSLWGYSDELLCRTFFVTLTGKALTWFSQLESNSIVNFGMLPDAFFEQYKINLGRKKWSSHLFGLRQETNESLAAFNQGFRQEVGEVSAVYAGLIVEAYKNALPYDEFGVLNSLTVQTVGNLKELYARTDSYARAEKEKRAKLALTKGTTEIPSKVRHHPDDDSKKKNREGSEGLTG; this is encoded by the coding sequence ATGAAAAGGTCAACGGACTCACCTTTCGTCGAAGAAATAAGGCGGTTCCACCCACCATCAAACTTTGTGCATCCCCAGTTCAATGAGCTATTTGACGGGAATAGCGGAGATCCTGTGGAACACGTTCAACATTTCCAAGCTTCAATGAGTCTGTGGGGATATAGCGATGAGTTGTTGTGCAGAACGTTTTTTGTAACACTGACGGGTAAAGCTTTGACTTGGTTCTCCCAATTGGAGTCAAATTCAATTGTGAACTTTGGGATGCTGCCAGATGCATTTTTCGAGCAATATAAGATCAATCTGGGAAGAAAAAAATGGAGCAGTCACTTATTTGGATTGCGTCAAGAAACAAATGAAAGTCTAGCAGCTTTTAACCAGGGGTTTCGTCAAGAAGTTGGAGAAGTCAGCGCGGTTTATGCTGGACTCATCGTTGAAGCATACAAGAATGCCTTGCCATATGATGAATTTGGGGTATTAAATTCCTTAACCGTACAAACGGTAGGAAACCTCAAAGAACTATATGCAAGGACAGATAGCTATGCAAGggcggaaaaggaaaaaagagCAAAGTTGGCACTGACGAAGGGGACAACAGAAATTCCATCCAAAGTGAGACATCATCCGGATGACGACTCCAAGAAGAAAAATCGTGAGGGTTCGGAAGGCCTCACTGGATAA